A region from the Salicibibacter cibarius genome encodes:
- the prmC gene encoding peptide chain release factor N(5)-glutamine methyltransferase, with product MHSNNGQGRSASPPRVSEALQWASSFFQEKGMEKKAAEYLMQDLLQLDNVAYHLHLREKLSDEQWGRYKAWAERHGEGEPVQYITGGAYFYGRRFSVNPSVLIPRQETEELVELVIAKAQKRFQRPAIADVGTGSGAIAITLALEWPEATVSALDASREALAIARKNGEGLGASSLAFIEGDMLRPLRDQGMHMDVIVANPPYIATREWRELDLLVRGYEPRQALDGGGDGLFFYRKLAEGIPYVLSADGLAIFEIGEMQGPSVMLLMEQQLPGANIDIVQDINGKDRFVMIER from the coding sequence ATGCACAGCAATAACGGACAGGGGAGATCTGCCTCGCCCCCCCGTGTATCGGAAGCCCTGCAGTGGGCTTCGTCTTTTTTTCAGGAAAAAGGGATGGAAAAAAAAGCGGCGGAATACTTAATGCAAGATTTGTTGCAATTGGATAACGTTGCCTATCATCTCCATTTAAGAGAAAAATTAAGCGATGAACAGTGGGGACGATATAAAGCGTGGGCAGAGCGCCATGGCGAGGGTGAACCGGTACAATACATTACAGGCGGTGCCTATTTTTACGGGCGCCGGTTCAGTGTAAATCCGTCCGTATTGATTCCCCGCCAAGAAACAGAGGAACTGGTGGAGCTCGTGATAGCGAAGGCACAGAAACGTTTTCAGCGGCCGGCGATTGCGGATGTCGGCACGGGAAGCGGGGCGATCGCGATCACGCTTGCCCTGGAGTGGCCGGAGGCGACAGTATCGGCTTTGGATGCATCCCGTGAAGCACTGGCAATTGCCAGGAAGAATGGAGAAGGCTTGGGGGCTTCCTCCCTGGCGTTTATCGAAGGGGACATGCTTAGGCCTTTGCGGGATCAAGGCATGCATATGGATGTGATCGTGGCCAATCCTCCTTATATCGCTACCCGCGAATGGCGAGAGTTGGACTTGCTCGTGCGCGGCTATGAGCCACGGCAAGCATTGGATGGCGGTGGAGATGGGCTGTTTTTTTACCGAAAATTGGCAGAAGGCATCCCTTACGTGCTTTCGGCAGATGGACTGGCTATTTTTGAAATTGGTGAGATGCAAGGTCCGTCCGTCATGCTGCTCATGGAACAACAGTTGCCCGGTGCGAATATAGATATTGTTCAAGACATCAACGGAAAAGATCGTTTTGTTATGATTGAAAGGTAA
- the prfA gene encoding peptide chain release factor 1, whose amino-acid sequence MFEKLQSVEDRYLQLNDWLSDPDIVNDPDKLRDYSKEQSDLEETVQTYRDYKQTTEELEEAKTMLNDNMDDDMQEMVAEEIEELSSRKEELEAHLKVLLIPKDPNDEKNVIVEIRGAAGGDEAALFAGDLFRMYSRYAEKNRWKADVIESHETDMGGFKEIIFAINGEDAFSKMKYENGAHRVQRVPSTESGGRIHTSTATVAVLPEAEDVEVEIHDKDLRIDTFASSGPGGQSVNTTMSAVRITHDPTGIVVSCQDEKSQIKNRDKAMKVLRARIYDKYQKEAEDEYAENRKQAVGTGDRSERIRTYNFPQSRVTDHRIGLTLQKLDQVMEGNLEEIIEQLIVEEQAELMENAQQ is encoded by the coding sequence GTGTTCGAAAAATTGCAATCGGTGGAAGATCGCTATCTACAGCTTAACGATTGGCTTAGCGACCCTGATATTGTGAATGATCCCGACAAACTACGCGATTATTCAAAAGAACAGTCGGACTTGGAAGAAACTGTACAAACATATCGTGATTATAAGCAGACGACAGAAGAACTCGAAGAAGCTAAAACGATGTTAAATGACAACATGGACGATGACATGCAGGAAATGGTTGCCGAAGAGATTGAGGAATTAAGCAGTAGAAAAGAGGAGCTCGAAGCGCATTTGAAAGTCTTGCTTATCCCAAAAGATCCCAATGACGAAAAGAACGTCATTGTAGAGATTCGCGGTGCCGCCGGGGGAGATGAAGCTGCCTTATTTGCGGGAGACCTATTTCGAATGTACAGCCGCTATGCGGAAAAAAACCGTTGGAAAGCGGATGTCATCGAATCCCACGAAACGGATATGGGCGGATTTAAAGAAATTATTTTCGCGATTAACGGAGAAGATGCATTTTCGAAAATGAAGTATGAAAACGGCGCCCATCGCGTCCAGCGAGTGCCTTCCACGGAATCCGGCGGCCGCATTCACACGTCCACGGCGACGGTTGCCGTATTGCCGGAAGCAGAGGATGTGGAGGTGGAAATTCACGATAAGGATTTGCGCATCGACACCTTTGCTTCCAGCGGGCCCGGCGGCCAAAGCGTCAACACGACTATGTCCGCTGTCCGCATTACCCATGACCCCACCGGTATCGTCGTCTCTTGCCAAGATGAAAAATCGCAAATCAAGAATCGCGATAAAGCGATGAAAGTGTTACGGGCACGTATTTATGACAAATATCAAAAAGAAGCGGAAGATGAGTACGCGGAGAATCGTAAACAGGCCGTGGGGACCGGCGATCGTTCCGAGCGAATTCGTACGTACAACTTTCCGCAAAGCCGTGTCACCGATCATCGGATCGGATTAACGTTGCAAAAGCTTGATCAAGTGATGGAAGGAAATTTGGAAGAGATTATCGAGCAATTGATTGTTGAGGAACAGGCGGAGCTGATGGAGAATGCACAGCAATAA